The Negativicoccus succinicivorans region CTCTATAAAGAGGTATTTTTTATTGTATAAAATTGGCAAACTCTTGCCGTTATTGCTTTTTTGGGTTAAAATATGAATAGCTATTTTTTATTCAAAGGAGGAAATTACCCCTATGGCAAAAGCACATTTTGAACGCAGCAAACCGCACGTTAATATTGGTACCATCGGTCACGTTGACCATGGTAAAACGACCCTGACCGCCGCGAT contains the following coding sequences:
- a CDS encoding GTP-binding protein, producing the protein MAKAHFERSKPHVNIGTIGHVDHGKTTLTAA